A single genomic interval of Scylla paramamosain isolate STU-SP2022 chromosome 12, ASM3559412v1, whole genome shotgun sequence harbors:
- the LOC135105522 gene encoding uncharacterized protein LOC135105522 has product MKDFATKKLRWRQHCVSGRRGLTQLFAHVRRSTQRRGFSHSTHQGSREDFTAHCAQCTQHLPLSESSSNEYVSDGETEYVRQLLQKERHWNILRMHSCMQTEKHGGYS; this is encoded by the exons atgaaggactTCGCCACAAAAAAGTTAAGATGGCGCCAGCATTGCGTCTCgggaaggagag GGCTAACTCAACTGTTTGCTCACGTGCGTCGCTCCACTCAAAGGCGAGGATTCTCACACAGCACACACCAAGGCTCAAGGGAAGACTTTACCGCCCACTGCGCCCAGTGCACCCAACACCTGCCATT atctgaGAGCAGCAGCAATGAGTACGTAAGCGATGGAGAGACGGAATATGTGAGGCAGTTGCTGCAAAAGGAGAGACACTGGAACATACTGAGGATGCACAGCTGTATGCAGACAGAGAAGCATGGAGGATATTCTTAA